A window of Brevinematales bacterium genomic DNA:
ATCTGGAAGATTATATGGTACATTATCAGAAAACTCGTACAAATACTCCCACTTAAATCCATTTTTAAGCAACATTTCTTCTAGAGTTGTAGGTTTAGTAATAGGTTGAAGACCTAACTCTACAAGTTTTTGGTTATTTTCCTTAGAAGGTGTTATATGTTCAGTTGAAAGCACATGTAAAACTGATCTTATCATGTTATACTTATACTCAATATTCTCCCACATAAATCTTGGTAATAATCCAACTTGATATCCTATTCTTGAAAGCCTAAAAACAGCATTATCTTCTCTTAGAAGAAGTCTATACTCTGCTCTTGATGTAAACATCCTGTATGGTTCATTCGTACCTTTAGTAGTAAGGTCATCAATAAGTACACCTATATAACTTTCTGTTCTACTCAAGACTATTGGAGACTTTCCCATAACTTTGAGTGCCGAATTTATACCTGCAACTATACCTTGTGATGCTGCTTCTTCGTAACCTGTTGTACCATTTATTTGTCCTGCTAAAAACAAATTCTCAACTAATTTAGTTTCAAGAGTTGGGTATAACTGAGTTGGATCTACATAATCATGCTCAACAGCATAACCATATCTAGTTATTCTAACATTCTCGAGTCCTCTTATACTTCTCACAAAGCTAAGTTGAGTTTCGTAAGACAAACTAGTTGATATACCATTTGGATACCATTCATCAAACATCAAGCTTTCTGGTTCTATAAAGACATGGTGCCTATCCCTCTGGGAAAACTTAACTATTTTATCCTCTATGGAAGGACAATATCTTACTCCTGTACCCTTTATCATGCCACTGTATAGCGGTGATGTATGAAGATTACTTAATATAATGTTATGAGTTGTCTCATTTGTATATGTTATATATACTTCTCTCTGTGGTTGTATTGGAAATCTTCTTCTATCAGTCCATATGGAGAACGGTTTAAAATTATAGTCAGTTTTTTGAACTTCCATAACTGAAAAATCTATTGTCTTACCATCCAATCTAGGTGGAGTACCTGTTTTAAATCTACCGACGTTAAAGCCTAGAGATATAAACTGTTCGGATAATTCGCTAACAGGATTTTCACCCATTCTACCACCAGGAGTTGTAGCTTTACCCACAAAAAGTATTCCTCTCATAAAAGTCCCAGGCGTAATTACAACTGCTTTAGCATATATACGTTCACCGAATATAGTTTCTATACCTACTACCTTTCTACCTTCTACTAAGAGTCTTTTGACACTACCTTGTTTTACAACTAAGTTAGACTGAGAAAACACAACACGTCTCATATAATCTCTATACTGGTACTTATCGATCTGTGCACGGGATGCTTTAACAGCAGGACCTCTTGAGTCATTAAGTATCCTAAACTGAATTCCTGTCTGGTCGGAAGCTTTTCCCATCTCACCACCTAGAGCATCAATCTCCCTAACTAAGTGTCCCTTAGCAGTTCCACCTATAGAAGGGTTACAAGACATCTGTCCTATTGTATCTATATTTAGAGTCAGAAGCAATGTAGGCACACCCATCCTTGCACTTGCTAAGGATGCTTCTATACCAGCATGCCCACCACCAACAACTATTACTCCATATTCTTCTTTTATCATAACACTAAACCTATCTTAAAAGAGTATAGGCTACCAATTTAGTAATATTATATTACTTTTCAAAGAGATATGTCAAAATATCTTTTTAAGAAAACTTATTTTTCGTATAGCATTTTAAATCAGAATATTATCTGAGTAGCTTCAAATTTACCTAAAAACAGTCAAGTAAGACAATTTATAAAACAACAAAACCGATATCTATCAAAAAAATATTTTAACCTTTAATATCTTTATTGTACCAAACAGAAAATAAATAACATTTTAATCTAGGGACATGAAAATCTTGAATCTTCAGAATGCTACTACATATTATTATCCATCACAAAGCTAATTTTTAACTTGACTAGACAAATTCGCAATACTTATAATAAGTATATAAGTTGTTCCCCGGTAGCTCAGTCGGCAGAGCAGGTGGCTGTTAACCACCGGGTCGGGGGTTCGAGTCCCTCCCGGGGAGCATAAGCAATTCAAGTGTTTTTGAGCTTCTCCTTGATTTAGCTTTCCAAGTTAGTTACTTTGTTTCTTAGAGTTGTTAACTTTATACCCTAACAGTTAGGATATTCTAGGTGGCAAAATTATTGAGTTCTTCCTAATGTAAAAATACTATTTTATCTTTTCTAATAGATTTTTAAGCATCTTCATTTCATACTCTTCAATTACAAGCTCGTTGCCTAAGGGTAGAGAAAGAGCTTTTTCAATAATTTGTCTTGCTTTCGATTTATCACCTCTGTTTATCAAAAACTCGGCATAGTTTCTATATGCTGATTTATTTTCATATTTTATTGCATTTTCAAAGTCACTTATTGCTTTATTTACATCACCTATGCTCATAGGCCAACCTGGTGCTTTTGAATAAACATTTGCTCTAACCATATATGCCGAACCATCTCGGTAAGAAGGATTTTTCTTTATAACCTTAGTCATAAGATCAACTATTGGCCCCGCTAGAAACAAACTATTCATAACACCCTTTTCCTGAGCATAAGATCCGTAAGCAACTCCTAAAAAATAGTTAGCTTCAATACTCTCTGGATTTAGTTTAACTGCAATCTCTCCAGCATCTTTAGCTTCCTCAAATACCATTTCTCTTTCTTTTTTGTCTTTCAAAAAATAGAATCCATAAAACCTAGCATAAGCACAAAATTTCCAAGCAATTTCATAGTTATTCTTGTTTTTCGTAAAGAGGTCTTTGTAATGTTCATAAGCTTTTTTAGCATCACTTTCACTCTTTATGTCCTTAAATAAATCAGCACTCGCATACAAGCTAGAAAAAAGTACTAGAATCCAAATAATTACGAAAATACGCATAATCAAACCTCCCATTGTCCAAATTTTAACATATTCCAATACCATCTTCAAGGAACTGAATTATGTAAAATAAATTACAAGAAATTTCTATCTACTCAATTAATATCTTCTGGAATAATATCTTTTGCTTCTCTAATTATCTCATCTAATGCTGCAAAATAATCTTTTTGGCCCTTTTCTACTTTATCCATTATCGCTTCTAAACTTCTTGTCCTATCTTCAGAGATAAAATCACTGTATCTGCTTTTAAGTACTTCATAAACTTTAAAACCCTTACTCATAGGTATAAGTCTGTTGTTCTTCGAGATAATATAACCTCTCTTAAGTAGCGTTGATATTATCTTTGAATATGTAGAAGGCCTACCTATACCCTTATCTTTCATCATCTGAATTATATCACCTTCCGAAAATAAACTTACCTTTGGTTTCTTAACAGATTTAACATTCTTTATTTTCAATGAATTAGGCAATGGCTCATCTATCTGAAAATACCCCATCATATTCCACCCATTATCCACTACCTCAACATTCCTATTAACTTTTAGTTCAATATCACTTACTAATATAGAATATGTTACATTTTTTACAACAACAGCTTTCATCTGGGATGATATAAACCTCTTGAAAATTAAGTCATATATCAGTACATGATGTCTTTTTATAGTTGAAGTTGATATAGCACCTTCCGTTGTTAACTGATACAAAGTCTGAGCATCAATTGATTTAGTAGGCCTAATACACTCATGAGTTCCTTCTTCTTCCCAACTTCTTGGTACATTTAGATTTTTAATATTTTTTATGGATAGGTATTCTTTTGCAACCTGTTGACCTACCAAAGAAACTTTCGTAGAATCTGTTCTGTGGTATGTAATCAAACCTTCTTCAAACAAATCCTGCAAAATATTCATAACCATATCAGAACTCATCTTATACAACCTATTTGCTTGTATGAGTATAGCATCAGTTGTAAACGGCGGTAGTGGTAGTATTTCTATCTCTTTTTCTTCGTCAATCTTTACACTCACTTCATCACCAACTTTTATATCTAACGTTTTTTTATTTCCTTCTACACTCAATACTATTTCTTCTGTAGTTTTGGAGTTACTCTCAGATAAATCTGTTGACAAAGTAATCTCAACAAAATTGGTTTTAGAATCATTATACTGCTTAAACCTCTCTATTATCCATCCCAAAACTGGAGATTGAACTCTACCCGCTGAAATATTATCATGATTAAGCTCATCTTTAAGAATACCACTTAACCCAAAACCTATTATCCTATCTTGAACTCTTCTCAATAGTTGAGACTCAACCAAATTTATATTTATCTCTTCAGGATTTTGAATACTTCTATTTATAGCATAGTATGTAACTTCGTTAAATCTCATTCTCCTAACTTTACCATTAAAGAATTTCAGATAGGGAACTAAAAAAGAGTAAATATCGTAACTTATCTTTTCACCCTCAGTGTCAGGATCAGAAGCTAACAAAACCTCATCAACTTCTTTAGCAAGTTCTATTAAAGATCTAACATCATCTATCCTGTCACTAAACTTATCATTACCACAATACACACATCTATTCTCACTACTTACAAACGTTTTCCTACATTTAGAACATCTCTTTATAGTATCATATACAGGTAAAGGAATCCCCTCCTTTATTCTTATACCATATATATCTTCGTTGTCCATCGTCAATTCAAACATGTGACCTTTAGACGCAGTTATAATGAAAGTTACACTTCCGGTTGTAGTTTCATAACAACTCAATCCTTTTATGATTCTTTCTGTTGGATTACCTAGTAATCTTGAAATTGTTTTTGCTTTAGTAGGAGACTCAACAATTATCAAAACTGTTTTATTCAATTGTTTTATATTACTCTGCACGTTACCCTCAATCGCTAAACTAAGTTTCTCCCTATCTTCTTTCGCAACCTTTAAGTCCTCTAAAACTCTACTTTCTTCAAATTTAACCCATTCACTATCTTCAATCCATTTATACTTTCTGGATACTATCTCTAAAAGTTTATTATCTTTTTCAATTACAATAGATATCCCCTTAGTCATACCACCTATATAAAGTCTAGATGTTCTACCACTCGCTTGAAGGTAAGTATTCATATCTGGAATTACAATATAATTCCTACCATTGTAGCTCTGAAATAAAATATCTTGAGAGTTTTTAAGTATATCTATATATTCATCTTTTGACAACAAATCCCTAAGAAGTTCATTCACTTGATTTACAATAAACTCATATTTTGAGTTGTTTTTAAGCTTAGTTATAAGACTCTGTACTTTCTTCTTTTGTTTTTCATCCTTGATATAATCAATCAATTCAGCAAGAATCTTCATCACTGTATAACCCGATAAGTTTAAGTTATTAACGTCAACAACTACCTTAAATCTTGGTATTCCCAAAAAAACGGCATAAATAATTCTATCGGGTATATCTATACCTCTAACGAGTGTCCCGTAATATGTTGATACTCCTACTAGTATATTTATTTCCCCTTTTCTGAATTTTTTCAAAACTTCATCTCTTTTATTTGAAGAAATAACAGCACTTTTTAGGCTAGTTTTTGAATTTATAATTTCAGAAACTTTTTCAGCATACTCAACTCCATCTTCAGTAGTAACAAAAACTATTCCACCATCTCCCATGATACTTAACACTTTGATTAAATCTTGTTCATAATTTTCAGAAAAGATATAGTAATTGTTTATATTCCTTGTTATTTCAGTCTTACCCCCTATCTCAAAATCAAACAATTCTTTGAAAAGCTTAATTCTCACACCTTTTGGCTTAGCAGTCGCGCTAGATACTACAATTATACCTTTTTCCTTATTCTTTATACTCAATACTCTTTCTTGTAACTTATTATAATTATCCAGATAATTCTCGTATCTTTCCTTACCTCTAGAAACTGCTAGTAAAAACTTAAGCTTTATAACTTCCAATGTTACCTCAACATCTTCCTTTGACAAACCTGACAACATAATAACATATTCCACATTTTTCGACTTTTTAACCAAGGCATCAACATCATCAGCAAATATGAAATCAAATTTAATGTTTTCTCTAATAGTAAATAAATTTTTTATCATACTAGATGTTATAACTACTATATCGTAATCTTCCTTTTGTATAGCTTTCTTGAAGTTTTCTTTTTGTTTTCGAGTTATCTTTGAAGAATACATAACTATTCTAGGACTTACACCTATAGTACTTGATAGTCCCTGTAACTTTTCATAAACCTGATTGACTAAACTAGTTGTTGGCAGTATTATTACAGATTTTTTACCTTCGGAATACAGATTAAGAGATGTCATAATACCAAAAGTAGTTTTACCTACACCAGTTGGAGCAATCAGAGAGAAACTCCTTTTGAGAATAACTCTTTTCATCCAACTAATTTGAGTATTCCAAGGTTCTGAATTTACGGCTTTTTTGAAATTATTTATCCATTTTTCAAGAATATCCTTAACATACAGTATTTCACTAAGATTACCACTAACTCCTATCTGTCTAAATACTTTTTCAATATTTTCATCTAGTCCATTTTTATAGCATCTTTCACAAACACCTATGCTTATAAGTCTATCATCAGTTATCTCACTTCCACACGATACACAACCTCTCAAATAAATACTATGCGCTCTCATAAATTCAGGTAGTATTATACTAATACTATAGTTCTAGAATAAAGAAAAATATGTTTTCAATCTACACATCTAACAATCTAGCATAGTATGAAATTACCTACAATGGCATCGTTCAAATTTAACTAGCACTGAATCTCGTTATTTTACAGATTTTGTTTTTGGGATACTAATAGTTTTATCATATAGTTAGGGAGGAAGTATGGGTAAATGTATAGCAGTTGCTAATCAAAAAGGTGGAGTTGGCAAGACTACAACCGTTATAAACATATCCCATTATATCGCAAGTAGGGGATACAAGGTATTAGATATTGATATTGATCCGCAAGGTAATTTAGGCAGAGGACTTGGCATAGAGTTATCTCAAACTAGAAGAGGCACATATGAAGCCCTAATAAACCAAGAAGATCCTAATGACTTAGTCATACCTTCAAAATATGACAATCTATTCATATTACCCGCAAATATGCAGCTTGCTGGAGCTCAAGTTGAATTACTCGACCTTAATGATAAAGAACATAGGCTAAAAAACTTTATACTTGAAGTAAAGGATCACTTTGATTTTATCTTCATTGATACTCCTCCATCACTTGGTATCTTAACTATAAATGGATTAGTAGCTGCTGACAGTGTAATGATACCAT
This region includes:
- the mnmG gene encoding tRNA uridine-5-carboxymethylaminomethyl(34) synthesis enzyme MnmG, translating into MIKEEYGVIVVGGGHAGIEASLASARMGVPTLLLTLNIDTIGQMSCNPSIGGTAKGHLVREIDALGGEMGKASDQTGIQFRILNDSRGPAVKASRAQIDKYQYRDYMRRVVFSQSNLVVKQGSVKRLLVEGRKVVGIETIFGERIYAKAVVITPGTFMRGILFVGKATTPGGRMGENPVSELSEQFISLGFNVGRFKTGTPPRLDGKTIDFSVMEVQKTDYNFKPFSIWTDRRRFPIQPQREVYITYTNETTHNIILSNLHTSPLYSGMIKGTGVRYCPSIEDKIVKFSQRDRHHVFIEPESLMFDEWYPNGISTSLSYETQLSFVRSIRGLENVRITRYGYAVEHDYVDPTQLYPTLETKLVENLFLAGQINGTTGYEEAASQGIVAGINSALKVMGKSPIVLSRTESYIGVLIDDLTTKGTNEPYRMFTSRAEYRLLLREDNAVFRLSRIGYQVGLLPRFMWENIEYKYNMIRSVLHVLSTEHITPSKENNQKLVELGLQPITKPTTLEEMLLKNGFKWEYLYEFSDNVPYNLPDDIIEYIQIEVKYKGYIQREIRSVRKLSKLENVRIPEDFDYSKVKSLSREVIEKLSKFRPYNLYQASRISGITPAAVIAIMNYLDKHYYKESIKS
- a CDS encoding TRAP transporter TatT component family protein; amino-acid sequence: MRIFVIIWILVLFSSLYASADLFKDIKSESDAKKAYEHYKDLFTKNKNNYEIAWKFCAYARFYGFYFLKDKKEREMVFEEAKDAGEIAVKLNPESIEANYFLGVAYGSYAQEKGVMNSLFLAGPIVDLMTKVIKKNPSYRDGSAYMVRANVYSKAPGWPMSIGDVNKAISDFENAIKYENKSAYRNYAEFLINRGDKSKARQIIEKALSLPLGNELVIEEYEMKMLKNLLEKIK
- the rgy gene encoding reverse gyrase produces the protein MRAHSIYLRGCVSCGSEITDDRLISIGVCERCYKNGLDENIEKVFRQIGVSGNLSEILYVKDILEKWINNFKKAVNSEPWNTQISWMKRVILKRSFSLIAPTGVGKTTFGIMTSLNLYSEGKKSVIILPTTSLVNQVYEKLQGLSSTIGVSPRIVMYSSKITRKQKENFKKAIQKEDYDIVVITSSMIKNLFTIRENIKFDFIFADDVDALVKKSKNVEYVIMLSGLSKEDVEVTLEVIKLKFLLAVSRGKERYENYLDNYNKLQERVLSIKNKEKGIIVVSSATAKPKGVRIKLFKELFDFEIGGKTEITRNINNYYIFSENYEQDLIKVLSIMGDGGIVFVTTEDGVEYAEKVSEIINSKTSLKSAVISSNKRDEVLKKFRKGEINILVGVSTYYGTLVRGIDIPDRIIYAVFLGIPRFKVVVDVNNLNLSGYTVMKILAELIDYIKDEKQKKKVQSLITKLKNNSKYEFIVNQVNELLRDLLSKDEYIDILKNSQDILFQSYNGRNYIVIPDMNTYLQASGRTSRLYIGGMTKGISIVIEKDNKLLEIVSRKYKWIEDSEWVKFEESRVLEDLKVAKEDREKLSLAIEGNVQSNIKQLNKTVLIIVESPTKAKTISRLLGNPTERIIKGLSCYETTTGSVTFIITASKGHMFELTMDNEDIYGIRIKEGIPLPVYDTIKRCSKCRKTFVSSENRCVYCGNDKFSDRIDDVRSLIELAKEVDEVLLASDPDTEGEKISYDIYSFLVPYLKFFNGKVRRMRFNEVTYYAINRSIQNPEEININLVESQLLRRVQDRIIGFGLSGILKDELNHDNISAGRVQSPVLGWIIERFKQYNDSKTNFVEITLSTDLSESNSKTTEEIVLSVEGNKKTLDIKVGDEVSVKIDEEKEIEILPLPPFTTDAILIQANRLYKMSSDMVMNILQDLFEEGLITYHRTDSTKVSLVGQQVAKEYLSIKNIKNLNVPRSWEEEGTHECIRPTKSIDAQTLYQLTTEGAISTSTIKRHHVLIYDLIFKRFISSQMKAVVVKNVTYSILVSDIELKVNRNVEVVDNGWNMMGYFQIDEPLPNSLKIKNVKSVKKPKVSLFSEGDIIQMMKDKGIGRPSTYSKIISTLLKRGYIISKNNRLIPMSKGFKVYEVLKSRYSDFISEDRTRSLEAIMDKVEKGQKDYFAALDEIIREAKDIIPEDIN
- a CDS encoding AAA family ATPase codes for the protein MGKCIAVANQKGGVGKTTTVINISHYIASRGYKVLDIDIDPQGNLGRGLGIELSQTRRGTYEALINQEDPNDLVIPSKYDNLFILPANMQLAGAQVELLDLNDKEHRLKNFILEVKDHFDFIFIDTPPSLGILTINGLVAADSVMIPLQAEFFAMEGLVQLMKTIKSIQKSLNTSLEIEGVLLTMYDIRTKLSKDVAEQAKDYFKDKVYNTFIPRNVRLSEAPSYGKSIFDYDPTCPGAIAYQKVSEEILIKYKP